A genomic stretch from Colwellia sp. Arc7-635 includes:
- the metH gene encoding methionine synthase yields the protein MVQSASYGLLQAQLQKRILILDGAMGTMIQAYKFEEQDYRGEQFSDWHCDVKGNNDMLVLTQPDIIKAIHREYLIAGADILETNTFNATTIAMADYDMEAHSAEINLVAAQLAREVADEFTAKNPDKPRFVAGVLGPTNRTCSISPDVNDPAYRNVTFDQLKDAYIESTNALIDGGSDIILIETIFDTLNAKAAIFAIESVFESRGERLPVMISGTITDASGRTLSGQTTEAFYNSLRHAKPISFGLNCALGPVELRQYVEELSRISDVAVSAHPNAGLPNAFGEYDFTVEDMDEHVAEWATSGFLNIIGGCCGTTPAHIKGMADAVAHIAPREIKAKEIACRLSGLEALTIKGDSLFVNVGERTNVTGSAVFKRLITEENYDQAIAVALQQVENGAQIIDINMDEGMLDSQAAMVRYLNLIAGEPDIAKVPIMLDSSKWDILEAGLKCIQGKGVVNSISLKEGEENFREQAELLRRYGAAVIVMAFDEKGQADTRKRKYEICQRAYHILVNEIGYPAEDIIFDPNIFAVATGIEEHNNYARDFIEAVADIKQNLPYAMISGGVSNVSFSFRGNNPVREAIHAVFLYHAIKNGMDMGIVNAGQLAIYSDIPDNLRLAVEDVIQNSDDGATERLLDVAQEYRGQAGSQNSKADLTWRELPVIKRLEYSLVKGINEFIIEDTEAARLEATRPLDVIEGPLMDGMNVVGDLFGAGEMFLPQVVKSARVMKQAVAHLNPFIEAEKTEIKSNGKVLLATVKGDVHDIGKNIVGVVLQCNNYDIIDLGVMVSCEDILRVAREEKVDIIGLSGLITPSLDEMVHVAKEMKRQNFTLPLLIGGATTSKAHTAVKIEPQFDHPVVYVPNASRSVSVVSTLLSDENRAGFIERQKAEYVKVRERHYKKGPRSSLISLKDARANAVPINFENYTPKVPNKLGVTVLEHIDLSLVRHYIDWTPFFMTWQLSGKYPLILKHEVVGKEATKLFNDANAMLDDVINNKKLTAKAVFGLFPANREQDDLQLYTDESRTEPLMKLHQLRQQSKKPAGQYNRCLADYVADKASGIDDYVGAFAVSAGFGVEDLVKAFEANHDDYNSILIKAVADRLAEASAEYLHEKIRKEYWGYAPEEDLANDDLIREKYQGIRPAPGYPACPEHTEKGLLWELLNVEENINMELTSSFAMWPGAAVSGWYFAHPDAKYFAVAKVAQDQVESYAARKEMTMPQAERWLSANLDYEPS from the coding sequence GTGGTGCAATCAGCCTCTTATGGTTTATTACAAGCACAATTGCAAAAACGTATTCTTATTTTAGATGGCGCGATGGGCACCATGATCCAAGCGTACAAATTTGAAGAGCAAGATTATAGAGGCGAGCAATTTTCTGATTGGCACTGCGATGTTAAAGGTAACAACGATATGTTGGTACTGACGCAGCCAGATATCATTAAAGCTATTCATCGAGAATATTTAATTGCAGGTGCTGATATTCTTGAAACCAACACCTTTAATGCGACCACTATCGCGATGGCCGACTATGATATGGAAGCGCACAGCGCCGAAATTAATTTAGTTGCCGCGCAATTAGCGCGTGAAGTAGCGGATGAGTTTACCGCTAAAAATCCTGATAAACCGCGCTTTGTGGCTGGGGTTTTAGGGCCAACGAATAGAACCTGCTCAATTTCTCCTGATGTTAACGACCCAGCCTATCGAAATGTAACTTTTGATCAGCTTAAAGATGCCTATATTGAGTCGACCAACGCGTTAATTGACGGCGGCAGCGATATTATCTTAATTGAAACTATATTCGATACGCTGAATGCTAAGGCTGCTATTTTTGCCATTGAAAGTGTTTTTGAAAGCCGAGGTGAACGCTTACCTGTGATGATTTCAGGTACCATTACTGATGCCTCAGGCCGTACATTGTCGGGCCAAACCACGGAAGCTTTTTATAACTCTTTACGCCATGCTAAGCCGATTTCATTTGGCTTAAACTGCGCCCTTGGTCCTGTTGAGCTGCGTCAATATGTTGAAGAGCTTAGCCGTATTTCTGATGTCGCTGTTTCCGCGCATCCAAATGCTGGTTTACCTAATGCTTTTGGTGAGTATGACTTTACGGTTGAAGATATGGACGAGCATGTGGCTGAGTGGGCAACGTCCGGTTTTCTTAATATTATAGGGGGATGTTGTGGTACGACTCCTGCTCATATTAAAGGTATGGCAGATGCAGTGGCTCATATCGCACCTCGAGAAATTAAAGCCAAAGAAATAGCTTGTCGTTTATCGGGTTTAGAAGCCTTGACCATAAAAGGTGATAGCTTATTTGTGAACGTTGGTGAGCGTACCAATGTTACTGGCTCGGCAGTTTTTAAACGACTGATCACTGAAGAAAATTACGACCAAGCGATTGCGGTTGCCTTACAACAAGTTGAAAACGGGGCACAGATCATAGATATCAACATGGATGAAGGCATGTTGGACTCGCAAGCCGCTATGGTGCGTTACCTTAACTTAATTGCCGGTGAGCCTGATATCGCGAAAGTGCCAATCATGCTCGACTCTTCTAAATGGGATATTTTAGAAGCTGGCTTAAAATGTATTCAAGGTAAGGGCGTTGTTAACTCGATAAGTTTAAAAGAAGGTGAAGAAAACTTTCGCGAACAAGCTGAATTATTAAGACGTTATGGTGCCGCTGTTATCGTGATGGCCTTTGATGAAAAAGGTCAAGCAGATACACGTAAACGTAAATATGAAATTTGTCAGCGTGCGTACCATATTTTAGTCAATGAAATTGGCTACCCAGCTGAAGATATTATTTTTGACCCGAATATATTTGCCGTGGCTACGGGCATAGAAGAGCACAATAATTACGCGCGAGATTTTATTGAAGCGGTTGCCGATATTAAGCAAAATTTACCGTACGCGATGATCTCTGGCGGTGTTTCCAATGTGTCATTTTCATTTCGTGGTAATAACCCGGTGCGTGAAGCCATTCATGCGGTATTTCTTTATCATGCGATAAAAAATGGCATGGATATGGGCATTGTTAACGCTGGGCAGTTAGCTATTTATTCTGACATTCCTGATAACCTGCGTTTAGCTGTTGAAGACGTTATTCAAAACTCTGACGATGGCGCGACTGAACGTTTACTTGATGTTGCACAAGAATATCGAGGGCAAGCTGGTAGTCAAAACAGTAAAGCGGATTTAACTTGGCGCGAATTACCGGTGATAAAGCGTTTAGAGTACTCTTTGGTAAAAGGCATTAATGAATTTATTATTGAAGATACGGAAGCGGCACGCTTAGAAGCAACAAGGCCTTTAGATGTTATTGAAGGGCCGTTGATGGACGGTATGAATGTTGTTGGTGACTTGTTTGGTGCTGGTGAGATGTTTTTACCGCAAGTTGTAAAGTCAGCGCGTGTAATGAAGCAAGCTGTCGCACATTTAAACCCTTTTATCGAAGCTGAAAAAACCGAAATAAAATCGAATGGTAAAGTCCTTTTAGCCACGGTTAAAGGTGACGTACATGATATTGGCAAAAATATTGTTGGTGTTGTTTTACAATGTAATAACTACGATATTATTGATTTAGGTGTGATGGTCTCGTGCGAAGATATTCTTCGAGTCGCACGTGAAGAAAAAGTCGATATTATTGGTTTATCTGGCTTGATCACGCCATCACTTGATGAAATGGTCCATGTTGCCAAAGAAATGAAACGTCAAAATTTCACTTTACCCTTATTGATTGGTGGAGCAACCACGTCAAAAGCGCATACTGCCGTTAAAATTGAACCACAATTCGACCATCCAGTAGTTTATGTTCCTAATGCTTCTCGTTCGGTGTCAGTGGTTAGTACACTATTGTCTGATGAAAATCGTGCGGGCTTTATTGAACGACAAAAAGCGGAATATGTGAAAGTACGTGAACGCCATTATAAAAAAGGTCCACGTTCAAGTTTGATCTCGTTAAAAGATGCGCGAGCGAATGCTGTGCCTATTAACTTTGAAAACTACACGCCGAAAGTGCCGAATAAATTGGGTGTGACTGTACTTGAGCATATCGATTTGTCGCTTGTTAGGCATTATATCGATTGGACGCCATTTTTTATGACGTGGCAATTGTCGGGTAAGTACCCATTAATTCTTAAGCATGAAGTCGTCGGTAAAGAGGCAACAAAACTATTTAATGACGCTAACGCTATGTTAGATGACGTTATTAATAATAAAAAGCTAACGGCAAAAGCGGTATTTGGTCTATTTCCGGCTAATCGTGAGCAAGATGATCTACAGCTTTACACTGATGAGTCTCGCACTGAACCGTTAATGAAATTGCACCAGTTACGCCAACAAAGCAAAAAGCCTGCAGGGCAATACAATCGCTGTTTAGCTGATTATGTTGCTGACAAAGCCTCAGGAATTGACGACTACGTTGGCGCTTTTGCGGTATCGGCTGGCTTTGGTGTTGAAGACTTGGTGAAAGCATTTGAAGCTAACCACGATGATTATAATAGTATTTTGATTAAAGCCGTTGCTGATAGATTAGCCGAGGCGAGCGCTGAATATTTACATGAGAAAATTCGTAAAGAGTATTGGGGTTATGCGCCGGAAGAAGATTTGGCTAACGACGATTTGATTCGTGAAAAATATCAAGGTATCAGACCTGCACCTGGTTATCCTGCTTGCCCTGAACATACCGAAAAAGGTTTGTTGTGGGAATTACTTAATGTTGAAGAAAATATCAATATGGAGTTAACGTCAAGTTTTGCGATGTGGCCAGGCGCTGCGGTTAGTGGTTGGTACTTTGCTCACCCTGACGCTAAATATTTTGCAGTAGCAAAAGTAGCACAAGACCAAGTTGAAAGTTATGCCGCACGTAAAGAAATGACAATGCCACAAGCAGAACGTTGGTTGTCGGCTAACTTAGATTATGAGCCGTCCTGA
- the metA gene encoding homoserine O-succinyltransferase has product MPIKIPNELPALTILDNENIFVMSEHRAANQEIRPMKVAILNLMPNKIATEVQILRMLANTPLQINVDFIRIHANESKNTPQAHLDNFYRLFDDVKDKQYDGLIITGAPLALLDYQQVTFWDKICQVFDWAEKNVTSTMFSCWAAHAALYHHYGLKRHLRERKLFGVYRHRCLKPKEQLTRGFDESFNVPHSRYGYIDKADYQSLDNLEILAESDDAGVYLVVSKNKQQVYLTGHPEYDESTLSDEYFRDLDAGGKVSLPDNYFADDDSTGETANTWRSHGSLLFSNWLNYYVYQITPYQLDADHIKAIHPGKSRG; this is encoded by the coding sequence ATGCCCATTAAGATCCCAAATGAATTGCCCGCTTTAACGATATTGGATAATGAGAATATTTTTGTGATGTCTGAACATCGGGCAGCGAATCAAGAAATTCGACCAATGAAAGTGGCTATTCTTAACTTAATGCCGAATAAAATAGCCACTGAAGTGCAAATTTTGCGTATGTTGGCAAATACGCCGTTACAAATAAACGTTGATTTTATCCGTATACATGCCAACGAGTCTAAAAATACACCACAAGCGCATTTAGATAACTTCTATCGCTTATTCGATGATGTGAAAGACAAGCAATATGATGGTTTAATTATTACCGGTGCACCACTTGCACTGTTGGATTATCAGCAAGTAACTTTTTGGGATAAAATTTGTCAGGTTTTTGATTGGGCAGAAAAAAATGTTACTTCAACTATGTTTTCTTGTTGGGCAGCACATGCTGCGCTTTATCATCATTACGGTTTAAAGCGACATTTGCGTGAGCGTAAACTCTTTGGTGTTTATCGCCATCGTTGTTTAAAACCTAAAGAGCAATTAACGCGCGGTTTTGATGAAAGCTTTAATGTGCCACATTCTCGCTATGGTTATATCGATAAAGCCGATTACCAATCGCTTGATAATTTGGAAATATTGGCTGAGTCTGACGATGCAGGGGTCTATCTAGTTGTCAGTAAAAATAAGCAACAAGTCTATCTCACTGGTCACCCTGAATATGATGAGTCGACACTCAGTGACGAGTACTTTCGTGATTTAGACGCGGGAGGAAAAGTATCATTACCAGATAACTATTTTGCCGATGATGACTCAACAGGTGAAACTGCCAATACTTGGCGCAGCCATGGCAGTTTACTCTTCAGTAACTGGTTAAATTATTACGTTTATCAAATTACACCGTATCAATTAGATGCAGACCATATTAAAGCAATTCACCCAGGAAAATCCCGTGGCTAA
- a CDS encoding glucosaminidase domain-containing protein, translated as MKLIKDNKITLAIIAILVASIWLMFFAKVTPPNFSEAPAGKDRKTMFFDYFLPIVTELNIDIKQDRKVVLTQCEVESRSNNIVLSDLGEKYRINEQDMQNRTLCEVLTTRVDEVPVSLVLAQGANESAWGTARFAQQGNNFFGQWCFNKGCGIVPKGRDKGKGHEVASFRSPHDSVRSYMMNLNTHNAYIPLRKIRQSLRQNGKNVTGNELTHGLNKYSERGAAYGKELREMIHFNRLTQYDQN; from the coding sequence ATGAAATTAATAAAAGATAACAAAATTACATTAGCAATAATTGCGATTCTAGTTGCAAGTATTTGGTTGATGTTTTTTGCGAAAGTGACACCGCCAAATTTTTCTGAAGCACCTGCTGGGAAAGATCGAAAAACTATGTTTTTTGATTATTTCTTACCAATAGTCACAGAGTTGAATATTGATATTAAACAGGATAGAAAAGTTGTATTAACGCAATGCGAAGTAGAGTCAAGATCCAACAATATTGTGCTTTCAGATTTGGGTGAAAAATACCGAATTAATGAGCAGGATATGCAAAATCGGACGTTATGCGAAGTATTGACGACTAGAGTTGATGAAGTCCCTGTTTCTTTAGTTCTTGCCCAAGGGGCTAATGAGAGTGCATGGGGCACAGCTAGATTTGCTCAACAAGGTAATAATTTTTTTGGTCAATGGTGTTTTAATAAAGGTTGTGGAATAGTGCCTAAAGGAAGGGATAAAGGTAAAGGGCACGAGGTTGCTTCATTTCGCTCTCCACATGACTCGGTTCGCAGTTATATGATGAATCTAAATACCCATAATGCCTATATCCCGCTTCGCAAAATTCGACAATCTTTGCGCCAAAATGGGAAAAACGTAACAGGTAATGAGTTAACTCATGGTTTAAATAAATATTCGGAACGTGGTGCGGCATATGGTAAAGAGTTGAGAGAAATGATTCATTTTAATCGCCTGACTCAATACGACCAGAATTAA
- a CDS encoding superinfection immunity protein gives MDLINKVLVSENYVFIALVFVGVFILWFLPAMLALIFNRKQFKLILLACIPAGLSFIAWGGVLVWAISGRAVAKYTSKVDTENSKTP, from the coding sequence ATGGACTTAATAAATAAAGTATTAGTAAGTGAAAACTATGTATTTATAGCGCTTGTGTTCGTTGGAGTATTTATTCTTTGGTTTCTTCCAGCAATGCTGGCATTAATATTTAATCGCAAACAATTCAAATTAATACTATTGGCCTGTATTCCTGCAGGCTTATCCTTCATAGCATGGGGAGGGGTTTTGGTCTGGGCAATAAGTGGTAGAGCCGTGGCTAAATATACATCCAAAGTGGACACTGAAAATTCGAAAACACCCTGA